The proteins below are encoded in one region of Cololabis saira isolate AMF1-May2022 chromosome 13, fColSai1.1, whole genome shotgun sequence:
- the angptl3 gene encoding angiopoietin-related protein 3 translates to MRLFCLMLMLMLATANAATHLGSSSRQENPTLPTEAFITAPSPTEARSRFAMLDDVRLLANGLLQLGQSLREFVHKTKAQINDIFQKLNIFDRSFYQLSVVTSEIKEEEEELKKTTNILKANNEEIKNLSLEINSKINNILQERTQLQSQVGSLEERLKGLSQSIIPADQLSEITTLKEVIDAQEKTITNLLNAVKEQHDQLDHQKTKIKNLEEKLSDDGFQDTIEKSMESHQTDGDAFEYLTGNSTGVETSDLPVDCWELFNKGEANSGVYVIKPNQSEPFYTYCEMSPDGGSTVIQRRGDSSADFDQTWEKYEKGFGDLETDFWLGLKKIHSLTQQGHYIFRIDLEDWKEETHWAEYRFSVDGPSNNYTLRASYMSGDLPDTMTNLTGIRFSTKDRFNDNQRNSSCGRNYTGGWWFNACCESNLNGRYLWQRAKGRSMRRKAIQWKPGTGSSYSLKTTKIILRPAPSGNRPN, encoded by the exons ATGAGGCTGTTTTgcctgatgctgatgctgatgctagCCACGGCCAACGCTGCTACTCATCTGGGCTCCTCAAGTAGACAAGAGAACCCCACTTTGCCAACAGAGGCCTTCATCACAGCACCGAGCCCCACTGAGGCAAGGTCTCGCTTTGCCATGCTGGATGATGTTCGCCTACTGGCCAACGGGCTTCTCCAACTTGGCCAGAGTTTACGCGAGTTCGTCCACAAGACCAAAGCCCAGATCAACGACATCTTTCAAAAGCTGAACATTTTCGACCGCTCCTTTTACCAGCTGTCAGTGGTCACATCCGAAAtcaaggaagaagaggaggagctcAAGAAGACCACAAATATCCTGAAGGCGAACAACGAGGagatcaaaaacttgtcactgGAGATTAACTCGAAGATTAACAACATCCTGCAGGAGCGTACGCAACTGCAGAGCCAAGTGGGGAGCCTGGAGGAGCGGCTGAAGGGATTGTCACAGAGCATTATCCCTGCTGACCAGCTTAGTGAGATCACAACTCTTAAG gaAGTAATTGACGCACAAGAGAAAACAATTACCAATCTCCTGAACGCTGTGAAAGAGCAGCATGATCAACTGGACCATCAGAAAACCAAGATTAAAAACCTGGAGGAAAAG CTCAGCGATGACGGTTTTCAGGACACCATTGAAAAGTCGATGGAATCGCACCAAACGGACGGTGATGCGTTTGAATATCTGACAGGAAACTCAACTGGAGTAGAAACAAGTG ACCTCCCTGTGGACTGCTGGGAGCTGTTTAACAAAGGAGAGGCAAACAGTGGAGTCTATGTTATCAAACCAAACCAATCAGAGCCATTCTACACTTACTGCGAAATGTCCCCAG ATGGAGGCTCAACTGTCATCCAGCGCAGAGGTGACAGTTCAGCAGATTTTGATCAAACATGGGAAAAGTATGAAAAAGGATTTGGAGATCTGGAAA CGGACTTCTGGCTGGGCCTAAAGAAGATCCACAGTCTTACGCAACAGGGACATTACATTTTCCGTATCGATTTGGAAGACTGGAAAGAGGAAACGCACTGGGCGGAGTACAGATTTTCAGTGGACGGTCCCTCAAACAATTACACCCTTCGTGCCAGTTACATGTCGGGAGACTTGCCTGATACGATGACCAACCTCACGGGCATTAGGTTCTCCACAAAAGACCGGTTTAATGACAACCAACGCAACTCCAGCTGTGGTCGCAACTACACAG GTGGCTGGTGGTTCAACGCCTGTTGCGAAAGCAACCTAAATGGACGGTACTTGTGGCAGAGAGCAAAGGGACGTTCGATGAGGAGGAAAGCCATTCAGTGGAAGCCTGGCACGGGGTCGTCCTATTCCCTCAAAACCACCAAAATCATCTTACGACCTGCCCCCAGTGGAAATAGGCCCAACTGA